A window of Actinomadura viridis genomic DNA:
GCCGCCCGGCCAGGCGAGGCGTGGCCGTGCGCTGCGATCCGCGATGTGCCGCCACCACGGCCGGGACTGTACACGCCGGGCACGGGCCGTGCACGGATCATCACCGAACGGATGATCAGGCCCGGGTGATCAGGCGGATGAGTGCGCGCTGAACGTAATGGGAGGCCGGAGAGGGGGTCAGCCGGACTTGCCGATGCCGATGCCGAACTCGCGGTAGACGCGCTCCCAGAAGCCGTCCCGCAGCCAGGTGCGGGCCTCCTGGTAGGGGCGCAGCGAGCCGCCGAGCTCCTTCTCGGCCTCGATCAGCAGCTCCTTGTCGATCACCGGCGGCAGTATCGGGCCGGGCAGCAGGTCGCGGATGTTGTCGCGGCCCCGTTCGAACAGCCACTTCTGCGCCACGTGCTCGCCGATCTCCAGCATGTGGTCGCGGTCGGGGCCGAGCTTGCCGTCGGTGACCGGCGGCGTGGTGTGGGAGTTCATGGACGCGGCCACCGTGGCGGGGGAGGCGGGGGTGCCGGCCGGGACGGGCACGCCGCCCGCGCGGACGGCCGCGGCGGCGTGCGACGGCTTGACCGCCGGGGTGCGCCCGGCGAACACCTCCGACGGCGAGGGCACCGGGGTGCGCCCGGCCGTGGCCGTGTCGCGGACCTCGGTCGCGGTGGCGGACACCGGCAGGACCTTGGCCTTGGTGAAGTAGGGCCGCAGGAAGTCGGCCGGCAGGACCTCCACGGTGTCGGACTCCCACACGAGCCATTCGGCCTGGTTGGAGCCGTGCGTGGGCTCCACGCCCCACAGGTGGACGCGCACGCCGTAACGCTGCGCGGCCTCCACCGCGGGGAGCATGTCCTCGTCGCCCGCCAGCAGCACCGCGTCGGTGATCGCCCGGTGCCGGGCCAGCGCCTCCAGGTCGGCGCGCAACTGGGCGTCCACGCCCTTCTGCTGGCCCTGCGCGTTGAGGTTGCCCAGCCGCAGCTTCACCAGCGGAAGGTTGGCGATCACGCGCTGGTCGACGGTGGGCTGCCGCTTGGGCGCCGCGTCGAACCAGTAGACCCGCAGCAGCTCGCCCAGCAACTGGTCGTCGGCGTGGCTGGTCAACGCTTTGATCAGCTTCTCCGCGGCGACGCGGTACTCGCGCCGGGAGCTACAGCCGAGGAGCAGCGCACCGGAGGCCGCGTAAAGGTATCCCGCGTCGACGAAAACGGCGTAGCGCGCGGGCTGTGGGACGAACTCCGAGGTGGCCATGGCCTTTCACCTTATTCGTGCAGGGGCGTCTCCTGGGTGCGAACCACGGTTACGTGTCCTCGGAGCCTTACCCCCTGCACGCCGTCCACACCTGACACGCGTACGTTACGCCACGTGACGGGCGGTGTACGCCATCCGGCGCGCGAGGCCGGCCGCGTCGCGCCGGCCGCGGCCCGCCCGGCGCGTTGCGGACGGCATGCCGCGGGCGGCGCGGCGCGGGTGCCGCGGGGGCGCGAACGATGCGGCGCGGGCGGGTGAGCCGGGCCGGTCAGCGGGGGTACGCGCTGGCGCGCCAGGCGCCCGGCCCCCGTGGCCGCAGCCCCTCGGAGACGGGGCCGCGCATCAGCCGCGACCGGTCGGCCCACCGGGAAGGGGCGGCCGGTCCGTCCGTGCTCGCGGCGGCGTGCGCCTGGGCCCGCGCGGTCAGCACGGCGACCAGGGCGGCGATCTCCTCGGGCGTCGGGTCGCCCCGAACGATCTGCAGGAACGGCTTGCCGGTGGTGCTCACAACGTCTCTCCGTCCCGGGTGGCCGGGCCCGCGGGCGCGGCGTCGTCCTCAGCGGATGTCACGGCGGCTGCCACCGAGGATGACACGGCCGGTCCCGCGGCGGGAGTCACCACGGGGGTCACAGCGGGATGTTGCCGTGCTTCTTGGGCGGCAGCGTCTTGCGCTTCTCGCGCAGCGCCCGCAGCGCGCGGATGATCTGGCCGCGGGTCTCGGACGGCTTGATCACGTTGTCGATGTACCCGCGCTCGGCCGCGACGTAGGGGTTGGCCAGCGTGTCCTCGTACTCGGTGATCAGTTCGGCGCGGCGGGCGTCGGGGTCGTCGGCGGCGGCCAGCTCGCGGCGGTACAGGATGTTCACCGCGCCCTGCGCTCCCATGACCGCGATCTGCGCGGTGGGCCAGGCCAGGTTGATGTCGGCGCCCAGGTGCTTGGAGCCCATGACGTCGTACGCGCCGCCGTACGCCTTGCGCGTGATCACCGTGACCAGCGGGACGGTGGCCTCGGCGTAGGCGTAGAGCAGCTTGGCGCCGCGCCGGATGATCCCGTTCCACTCCTGGTCGGTGCCGGGCAGGAAGCCGGGCACGTCCACGAAGGTCAGCACGGGGATGTTGAACGCGTCGCAGGTGCGGACGAACCGGGCGGCCTTCTCGGAGGCGTCGATGTCCAAAGTCCCGGCGAACTGCATCGGCTGGTTGGCGACCACGCCGACCGAGTGGCCCTCCACCCGGCCGAAGCCGACGATGATGTTGGGCGCGAACAGCTCCTGGACCTCCAGGAACTCCCCGTCGTCCAGCACGTGCTCGATCACGGTGTGCATGTCGTACGGCTGGTTCGGCGAGTCCGGGATGAGGGCGTCCAGCTCCTCGTCGGCCTCGGCCTCCGCCAGGTCCACCGGGACGTGGAACGCCGGCGGCTCGGCCAGGTTGTTGGCCGGGAGGTAGGACAGCAGCGCCTTGACGTACTCGATCGCGTCGTCCTCGTCGGAGCCCTGGTAGTGCGCCACCCCCGACCGGGAGTTGTGCGAGTGGGCGCCGCCCAGCTCCTCCATGGTCACCGTCTCGCCGGTGACCGTCTTGATCACGTCGGGGCCGGTGATGAACATGTGCGAGGTCTGGTCGACCATGACGATGAAGTCGGTGATCGCGGGGGAGTACACCGCGCCGCCCGCGCACGGGCCCATGACCAGCGAGATCTGCGGGATGACGCCGGAGGCGTGCACGTTCCGCTTGAAGATCTCGGCGTAGAGGCCCAGCGCCACCACGCCCTCCTGGATCCGCGCGCCGCCGGAGTCGTTGATGCCGATCACCGGGCAGCCGGTCTTGAGCGCGTGGTCCATGACCTTGCAGATCTTCTCGCCGAAGACCTCGCCGAGCGAGCCGCCCGCGACCGTGAAGTCCTGGCTGAAGACCGCGACGTGCCGGCCGTCCACCGTGCCGTACCCGGTGACGACGCCGTCCCCGTACGGGCGGCTCCGCTCCATCCCGAAGTTGGTGGAACGGTGCCGCGCCATCTCGTCGAACTCCACGAACGAGCCGGGGTCGAGCAGCGCGTCGATCCGCTCCCGGGCGGTCATCTTCCCCTTGGCGTGCTGCTTCTCGACGGCACGCGCCGAACCCGCGTGGACGGCCTCGTGCCGGCGCCGTTCCAGGTCCGCGATCTTGCCCGCGGTGGTGTGCACATCGATGTCCGCCGCGGGTTCAGGAGCTTCCATCGCCATGCCGGTCAGATTAACCGGACGCCGTTTCGCCGGATGAGCGGGGGGCACCCCGACGCGTTCCGGGCGGAACGCCGTGGCAAGGGGGATCCGCGGGGGCCACCTCGCCGTCGGGGCGGCCCCCGCCCGCTCACTAATCTGGGGAACGTGGCTACCAACACGCGCGACACCCTCAGGCAGGACATGCCGGAACCGCTGCGCCGCGACGTCCGGCTGCTCGGGGCGATGCTCGGTGACGGCCTGGTCGAGTACGGCGGCCAAGGGCTGCTGGACGACGTCGAACGGCTGCGGCACGCCGTCATCGGCGCCCGCCGCGGCGAGATCGGCGGGGAGGAGGTCGCGGCCCTCGTGGACGGCTGGTCGCTCGAACGCGCCGGGCAGGTCGCGCGGGCCTTCACCGTGTACTTCCACCTGACCAACCTGGCCGAGGAGCACCACCGGATCCGTACCCTGCGGGAACGCGACACCGGCGAGGAGACGGTGCGCAGCTCGGTGGCCGCGGCGGTGACCCGGGTCCGCGAGACCTCGGGCGAGGCGCGGCTGGCCGAGGCCGTCGAGGGGCTGGAGTTCCGGCCCGTGTTCACCGCCCACCCGACCGAGGCGCGGCGCCGCGCCGTGGTCACCGCGATCCAGCGGATCAGCGACCTGCTGGCCCGGCTGAACTCCGGTCCGGGCGCGAGCGAGGGCGCCGAGCTGGAGCGGCGGCTGCGCGAGGAGATCGACCTGCTGTGGCGGACCGCGCTGCGCCGGCACACCCAGATGGACCCGCTGGACGAGGTCCGCACCGCGATGGCGGCGTTCGACGAGACGATCTTCCGGGTGGTGCCGGAGATCTACCGGTCGCTCGACGCCGCGCTCGACCCCGCGGAGGGCCCCGGTACGGGCGCCCGCCCGCCGCTGGCGCGGCCCTACGTGCGGCTGGGCAGCTGGATCGGCGGTGACCGGGACGGCAACCCGTACGTGACCGCGCAGGTCACCCGGGACGCGATGATGATCCAGGCGGAGCACGTGCTGCGCGCCCTGGAGGCCGCCTGCGCCCGGATCGGCCGCGAGCTGACCGCGCACGAGTCCACCACGCCCGCCTCGCCCGCGCTGCGCGAGTCGCTGGCGGCGGCCCGGACCGCCCATCCCGCCCGGATCCGCGAGATCCTCAAGCGGTCGCCGGGAGAGCCGCACCGGCAGTTCCTGCTGTACGCGGCGGCGCGGATCGCGGCGACCCGGGAACGCGACGCCGACCTGGCCTACGACTCGCCCGAGGACCTGCTGGCGGACCTGCGCAGCGTCCAGGACTCCCTGGCGGAGGCGGGCGCGGCGCGGCAGGCGTACGGCCGCCTCCAGCAGCTGATCTGGCAGGTCGAGACGTTCGGGTTCCACCTGGCCGAGCTGGAGATCCGGCAGCACTCGGAGGTGCACGAGAAGGCGCTGGCCGAGGTCCGCGCCGCCCGCGACGCGGCCGGGACCGACCCGGCGCACCGCCCGCCGCTCGGCGAGATGACCGAAGAGGTCCTGGAGACCCTGCGCGTGGTCGCCTGGATCCAGCGGCGGTTCGGGGTGCGGGCGTGCAGCCGGTACATCGTGTCGTTCACCCGTTCGGCCGACGACGTCGCGGCCGTGCACGAGCTGGCCGCCTCGCTCGGCGACCACGCGCCGGTGCTGGACGTGATCCCGCTGTTCGAGACCGGCGAGGACCTGGAACGGGCCCCGGAAGTCCTGGAGGGGATGCTCGCCATCCCGGCGGTGCGGCGCCGGCTGGAGGAGACCGGGCGGCGCCTGGAGGTCATGCTCGGCTACTCCGACTCGGCCAAGCAGCTCGGACCGGCCAGCGCCACCCTGCGGCTGTACGACACCCAGGAGGCGCTCACCGCCTGGGCCGCCCGCCACGGCATCGAGCTGACCCTCTTCCACGGCCGGGGCGGCTCGCTGGGCCGCGGCGGCGGGCCCGCCAACCGGGCCATCCTCGCCCAGGCCCCCGGTTCCGTGGCGGGCCGGTTCAAGGTCACCGAGCAGGGCGAGGTGATCTTCGCCCGGTACGGGCACCCGCAGATCGCGCGGCGCCATGTCGAGCAGGTGACCAACGCGGTGCTGCTGGCCTCCACCGACGAGGTCCAGGAGCGCGCCCGGGAGGCCGCCGCCCGCTTCCGGCCGCTGGCCGACAAGATCGGCGACGCGGCCCGCGCCGCGTTCCGGTCGCTGATCGAGACCGAGGGGTTCGCGGCCTGGTTCGCCCGGGTGAGCCCGCTGGAGGAGATCGCCGAGCTGCGCATCGGCTCCCGCCCGGCGCGGCGCAAGGCCGCCCGCGGCCTGGAGGACCTGCGCGCCATCCCGTGGGTGTTCGCGTGGACGCAGACCCGGGTCAACCTGCCCGGCTGGTACGGCCTCGGCAGCGGCCTGGCGGCGGTCTCCGGTACGGCCCTCGCCGGGGCGACCGGGGGAGCGTCCCCCCAGGACGTGATTCCCGGGGAGGACCTGGACGAGCTGCGCGAGGCGTACGAGGCGTGGCCGCTGTTCGCCGCGCTGCTCGACAACGCCGAGATGAGCCTGGCCAAGTCCGACCGGGCCATCGCGGAGCGCTACCTGGCGCTGGGCGAGCGGCCCGAGCTGACCGAGACGGTGCTCGCCGAGTACGACCGGACCCGCGCGCTGGTCCTGGCGGTCACCGGTCACCGGCGCCTGCTGGAGAACCGCAAGGTGCTGTCGCGGGCCGTGGAGCTGCGCAACCCGTACGTGGACGCGCTCTCCCACCTGCAACTGCGCGCCCTGGCGGCCCTGCGCGCGGGCACGGCGGGCGAGGACGAGCGCGCCCAGCTGGAGGAGTTGCTGCTCCTGTCGGTCAACGGCGTCGCGGCCGGGCTCCAGAACACCGGCTGATCTCCCACTGAGCCAGGGCAAGGCACGTTGACTTGCGGCGAGTTGTCGTCTCGCGGCCGCCCGGGACGACAACTCGCCGCAACTCAACGGAGAGGGAAGGCCGCGGGGGACGCCTCGCGGGGATCCGTTTGGGGGTGTGAGGTTGGATGGTGGGGTGAGCGACTCACCGTACGCCGACCTTGACCGGCCTCCGCTGCACGAGGCCGCGCTCCGCCGCGCGCTCGTGCGGCCCGGCGGGCTGTGGCGGGACGTCCAGGTCGTCCCCGAGACCGGCTCCACCAACGCCGACCTGGCCGAAGCCGCCCGGGCGGGGGCGCCGGAGGGCCGGATCCTGGTCACCGAGCTGCAGACCGCCGGCCGCGGCAGGCTGGGACGGCCCTGGACGGCGCCGGCGCGGTCGGGCCTAATGTTCTCGCTGCTGCTGCGGCCCGCCGTCCCGGCGTCCCGGCTGGGCTGGGCGCCGCTGCTGACCGGGGTGGCCGTGGCCACCGCGATCCGGCGGATGACGGCCTGGTCGCAGGCCGGTGACCGGTTCTTCGCCGGGGAGGGCGCGGGCGCCCGTTCCGACGTGGCCGTGGACGTGCGCCTGAAGTGGCCCAACGACCTGCTGGTGGGCGAGCGGAAGCTGGCCGGGATCCTGGTGGAGAAGGTCGACGACGCCCTCATCGCCGGGATCGGGCTGAACGTGGGGCTCCGCGAGGACGAGCTGCCGGTGCCGACCGCCACCTCGCTGCTCGTCGAGGGCGCCCCGCTGAGCGACCGGGCGCCGCTGCTGCGGGCGATCCTGCGCGAGTTCGCGACCTGGTACCGGGAGTGGACCGCCCTGGACGGCGATCCGGAGACCAGCGGGCTGCGCGGCGCCTACAAGGAACTGTGCGGGACGCTCGGACGCGCCGTACGGGTCGAACTGCCCGGCGGCGAGGTGCTGCGCGGCACGGCGGCCGACATCGACTCCTCCGGCCGCCTGGTGGTCGCCGGCCCGGCCGGCGAGCGCGCCGTCGGTGCCGGTGACGTGGTGCACGTACGGTGAAGGCCGTGCGCGGATCCGTGGACCCATCGCCCGCGAGGGGCGGGTTCTGCCACGATATGTCGCGGAACTCGAGCACGTCGCCACCGGCGCCACCGGCGTCGCCGGCAGGCTGAGGGGCAGGGGAGATGTCAGCTGGGTTGCCG
This region includes:
- a CDS encoding phosphoenolpyruvate carboxylase, with amino-acid sequence MPEPLRRDVRLLGAMLGDGLVEYGGQGLLDDVERLRHAVIGARRGEIGGEEVAALVDGWSLERAGQVARAFTVYFHLTNLAEEHHRIRTLRERDTGEETVRSSVAAAVTRVRETSGEARLAEAVEGLEFRPVFTAHPTEARRRAVVTAIQRISDLLARLNSGPGASEGAELERRLREEIDLLWRTALRRHTQMDPLDEVRTAMAAFDETIFRVVPEIYRSLDAALDPAEGPGTGARPPLARPYVRLGSWIGGDRDGNPYVTAQVTRDAMMIQAEHVLRALEAACARIGRELTAHESTTPASPALRESLAAARTAHPARIREILKRSPGEPHRQFLLYAAARIAATRERDADLAYDSPEDLLADLRSVQDSLAEAGAARQAYGRLQQLIWQVETFGFHLAELEIRQHSEVHEKALAEVRAARDAAGTDPAHRPPLGEMTEEVLETLRVVAWIQRRFGVRACSRYIVSFTRSADDVAAVHELAASLGDHAPVLDVIPLFETGEDLERAPEVLEGMLAIPAVRRRLEETGRRLEVMLGYSDSAKQLGPASATLRLYDTQEALTAWAARHGIELTLFHGRGGSLGRGGGPANRAILAQAPGSVAGRFKVTEQGEVIFARYGHPQIARRHVEQVTNAVLLASTDEVQERAREAAARFRPLADKIGDAARAAFRSLIETEGFAAWFARVSPLEEIAELRIGSRPARRKAARGLEDLRAIPWVFAWTQTRVNLPGWYGLGSGLAAVSGTALAGATGGASPQDVIPGEDLDELREAYEAWPLFAALLDNAEMSLAKSDRAIAERYLALGERPELTETVLAEYDRTRALVLAVTGHRRLLENRKVLSRAVELRNPYVDALSHLQLRALAALRAGTAGEDERAQLEELLLLSVNGVAAGLQNTG
- a CDS encoding biotin--[acetyl-CoA-carboxylase] ligase, which encodes MSDSPYADLDRPPLHEAALRRALVRPGGLWRDVQVVPETGSTNADLAEAARAGAPEGRILVTELQTAGRGRLGRPWTAPARSGLMFSLLLRPAVPASRLGWAPLLTGVAVATAIRRMTAWSQAGDRFFAGEGAGARSDVAVDVRLKWPNDLLVGERKLAGILVEKVDDALIAGIGLNVGLREDELPVPTATSLLVEGAPLSDRAPLLRAILREFATWYREWTALDGDPETSGLRGAYKELCGTLGRAVRVELPGGEVLRGTAADIDSSGRLVVAGPAGERAVGAGDVVHVR
- a CDS encoding acyl-CoA carboxylase subunit beta produces the protein MAMEAPEPAADIDVHTTAGKIADLERRRHEAVHAGSARAVEKQHAKGKMTARERIDALLDPGSFVEFDEMARHRSTNFGMERSRPYGDGVVTGYGTVDGRHVAVFSQDFTVAGGSLGEVFGEKICKVMDHALKTGCPVIGINDSGGARIQEGVVALGLYAEIFKRNVHASGVIPQISLVMGPCAGGAVYSPAITDFIVMVDQTSHMFITGPDVIKTVTGETVTMEELGGAHSHNSRSGVAHYQGSDEDDAIEYVKALLSYLPANNLAEPPAFHVPVDLAEAEADEELDALIPDSPNQPYDMHTVIEHVLDDGEFLEVQELFAPNIIVGFGRVEGHSVGVVANQPMQFAGTLDIDASEKAARFVRTCDAFNIPVLTFVDVPGFLPGTDQEWNGIIRRGAKLLYAYAEATVPLVTVITRKAYGGAYDVMGSKHLGADINLAWPTAQIAVMGAQGAVNILYRRELAAADDPDARRAELITEYEDTLANPYVAAERGYIDNVIKPSETRGQIIRALRALREKRKTLPPKKHGNIPL
- a CDS encoding acyl-CoA carboxylase subunit epsilon, which codes for MSTTGKPFLQIVRGDPTPEEIAALVAVLTARAQAHAAASTDGPAAPSRWADRSRLMRGPVSEGLRPRGPGAWRASAYPR
- a CDS encoding NYN domain-containing protein, with the translated sequence MATSEFVPQPARYAVFVDAGYLYAASGALLLGCSSRREYRVAAEKLIKALTSHADDQLLGELLRVYWFDAAPKRQPTVDQRVIANLPLVKLRLGNLNAQGQQKGVDAQLRADLEALARHRAITDAVLLAGDEDMLPAVEAAQRYGVRVHLWGVEPTHGSNQAEWLVWESDTVEVLPADFLRPYFTKAKVLPVSATATEVRDTATAGRTPVPSPSEVFAGRTPAVKPSHAAAAVRAGGVPVPAGTPASPATVAASMNSHTTPPVTDGKLGPDRDHMLEIGEHVAQKWLFERGRDNIRDLLPGPILPPVIDKELLIEAEKELGGSLRPYQEARTWLRDGFWERVYREFGIGIGKSG